The following proteins are co-located in the Deltaproteobacteria bacterium HGW-Deltaproteobacteria-2 genome:
- a CDS encoding BFD-like (2Fe-2S) protein: MICYCFQYTEMDIRKDVFQNNGQSPLLDRIIAERKQGTCQCDIKNPKGT, translated from the coding sequence ATGATCTGTTACTGTTTTCAATACACTGAAATGGATATAAGAAAAGACGTATTTCAAAACAATGGTCAGTCCCCATTGTTGGATAGAATTATTGCGGAAAGAAAACAAGGAACCTGCCAGTGTGATATAAAAAATCCTAAAGGGACTTGA
- a CDS encoding glycine zipper family protein gives MASKIIKNISYLSIHWSKFFLLAAIFLLSSCYYYPNEQVVTQPAQNQQNITAVTQIYFYPTKGQSTEKQSRDHYACYNWAVEQTGFDPSASSIAPEQRVRVVPMPPPGHDTVIMSIAGAVLGALIGGHHHSGEGALIGAASGAMAGAISDAARAESARQMEEAYQNRDQARDLHKEKMALQFRRAMSACMEARGYTVK, from the coding sequence ATGGCTAGTAAAATAATTAAAAATATAAGCTACTTATCTATACATTGGTCGAAGTTTTTTCTTCTTGCAGCTATTTTCTTGCTAAGTTCCTGTTATTACTACCCGAATGAGCAGGTTGTTACGCAACCCGCACAGAATCAACAAAATATTACTGCCGTTACGCAAATTTATTTTTATCCGACTAAAGGACAATCAACCGAAAAACAATCGCGCGATCACTACGCATGTTATAACTGGGCCGTGGAGCAAACCGGCTTCGATCCTAGCGCGTCATCAATTGCTCCCGAACAGCGCGTCCGGGTTGTGCCCATGCCGCCGCCAGGTCATGATACCGTAATCATGTCCATTGCCGGAGCTGTTTTGGGCGCGCTAATCGGAGGACATCATCACTCAGGAGAAGGAGCTTTAATCGGAGCGGCCAGCGGTGCTATGGCGGGAGCTATCTCTGACGCAGCACGTGCGGAATCAGCAAGGCAGATGGAAGAAGCTTATCAGAATCGCGATCAGGCACGTGATCTGCACAAGGAAAAAATGGCTCTGCAGTTTCGCCGGGCAATGTCGGCTTGCATGGAAGCTCGCGGATATACCGTAAAATAG
- a CDS encoding enoyl-ACP reductase, whose protein sequence is MDFLKVSEKTFLVTGVANKKSVAFFVAKGLIDNGAEVIFSVQNEENRLKAQKLFPDSTILICNVESGESIRQLGEYFKKNNIRLSGFVHSIAFANYSEGIKPFHETKTEDFLQATNISCFSLVAITNALKNSFEEEASIVTISISNTRATAYGYMGPIKAALDATVAFLAKSLSEISKVRVNAVCAGPLKTSASAGIPGYVNNYLFAEQLTLRKAALKTEEVANTLIFLLSPVSSGINATGIVVDAGMSCNYFDQQIVNMATR, encoded by the coding sequence ATGGATTTTTTAAAAGTTTCAGAAAAAACATTTCTGGTGACCGGTGTTGCCAATAAAAAAAGCGTCGCTTTCTTCGTCGCTAAAGGCCTGATCGATAACGGTGCGGAGGTAATTTTTTCCGTGCAAAATGAAGAAAATCGCCTCAAGGCCCAAAAGCTTTTTCCTGACAGCACTATTCTAATATGTAACGTGGAAAGTGGTGAAAGTATTCGTCAGTTAGGTGAGTATTTTAAAAAAAATAATATCAGGCTTTCCGGCTTTGTCCATTCCATAGCTTTTGCCAATTACAGCGAGGGAATTAAACCGTTTCATGAAACCAAGACAGAGGATTTTCTTCAAGCAACAAATATTTCCTGTTTTTCACTGGTGGCAATAACAAATGCCTTGAAAAATTCTTTTGAAGAAGAAGCTTCCATTGTCACCATTTCCATCAGCAACACCCGGGCGACCGCTTACGGTTATATGGGACCAATCAAGGCCGCTCTTGATGCCACAGTGGCATTCTTAGCGAAATCATTATCGGAAATATCCAAAGTCAGGGTAAACGCGGTCTGCGCGGGACCATTGAAAACGTCGGCGTCCGCCGGCATTCCGGGATATGTTAATAATTATCTTTTTGCCGAACAGTTAACTCTCCGGAAAGCTGCTCTCAAGACAGAAGAAGTCGCGAACACCCTGATATTCCTTCTTTCTCCAGTTTCCAGCGGGATTAATGCCACCGGTATTGTGGTTGATGCCGGGATGTCCTGTAATTATTTTGATCAACAAATAGTTAATATGGCGACTCGTTAA
- a CDS encoding beta-hydroxyacyl-ACP dehydratase, whose product MEMEDVLAAIPQRPPFLFVDKIISKEGNSITTQRILREDEFYFQGHFPGNPIMPGVLLCEACFQTGAILMGASNLPGLGVVTRIKDTKFKNFARPGDTLTITVTLDDKIDNAFYMSGTIRIDDKLILKIIFQAALLPPEN is encoded by the coding sequence ATGGAAATGGAAGATGTTCTTGCCGCTATTCCTCAACGGCCGCCGTTTCTTTTTGTCGATAAGATTATTAGCAAGGAAGGCAATTCCATAACAACGCAGAGGATACTGAGAGAGGATGAATTTTATTTCCAGGGCCATTTCCCCGGCAATCCCATTATGCCCGGCGTTTTGTTGTGCGAAGCCTGTTTTCAGACAGGCGCCATTTTAATGGGGGCAAGCAATCTGCCGGGATTAGGTGTCGTCACACGGATAAAAGATACTAAGTTTAAAAACTTTGCCCGGCCCGGTGATACGCTGACCATTACGGTAACGCTTGATGATAAAATTGATAACGCTTTTTATATGAGCGGAACGATTCGGATAGATGACAAACTTATTTTAAAAATCATATTTCAGGCGGCGCTTCTCCCGCCGGAAAATTAA
- a CDS encoding beta-ketoacyl-ACP reductase: MFDFSNQRVIVTGGTRGIGAGISLAFLQAGATVISTYSSNDAAASEFKNKNEQYASRIDIQKYDVSSSKEVKVFFKYLDEKYPSLEVLVNNSGIRQDAIAALMSDEQWKNVLDINLTGTFYMSREIISRFMTNRFGRIINISSLGGDIGFQGQANYAASKAGQLALTKSLSKEVAKKGITVNCVAPGFIDTELIGDLPEEQRKEYLKMIPQKRFGSVEDVAHAVLFLASRQASYITGTSINVAGGL; this comes from the coding sequence ATGTTTGATTTCAGCAATCAGAGAGTTATCGTCACAGGCGGCACCCGTGGTATCGGAGCGGGAATTTCTTTAGCATTTCTTCAAGCCGGTGCGACGGTTATCTCCACCTATTCATCCAACGATGCTGCCGCTAGTGAATTTAAAAATAAAAATGAACAATATGCGTCAAGAATCGATATTCAAAAATATGATGTTTCTTCTTCAAAAGAGGTCAAAGTTTTTTTCAAATACCTGGATGAAAAATATCCTTCGCTGGAAGTTCTGGTTAATAATTCGGGAATAAGGCAGGATGCGATTGCTGCTTTGATGAGTGATGAACAATGGAAGAATGTTCTGGATATTAATCTTACTGGAACTTTCTACATGTCGCGGGAAATCATATCGCGCTTTATGACCAATCGTTTCGGAAGAATTATCAATATCAGTTCTCTGGGCGGAGATATCGGCTTTCAGGGACAGGCCAATTACGCGGCTTCCAAAGCCGGACAACTGGCGTTGACCAAATCATTGTCCAAAGAGGTGGCGAAAAAGGGAATTACCGTAAACTGTGTTGCACCGGGGTTCATTGATACGGAACTAATCGGTGACCTGCCCGAAGAACAGAGAAAAGAATATCTCAAGATGATTCCGCAGAAACGTTTCGGCAGCGTGGAAGATGTGGCCCATGCGGTTTTATTCTTGGCCAGCAGGCAGGCTTCTTATATTACCGGAACATCCATCAATGTAGCAGGAGGGTTGTAA
- a CDS encoding phytoene dehydrogenase, translating into MLLNKNDKITQNYDVIIIGGGLGGMTAANKLAKNGRKVLLLEAHDKLGGFATWFYRKGRHIFDVSLHGFPVGMIKTCRKYWSKAIADKIIQLKRVRFINPMYQLETDFTVDDFTSKLINNFKVSPEQVNNFFQIIMNMNYYDNKEMTNGELLEGFFPGRKDVHRFLIEPIVYANGSTMEDPAITYGIVFSNFMSKGVYTFEGGTDLVVKMMQDELLNNNVDIRLRSKVEKIVIKDNVCRGVLIGEDFIGSRAVLSNGNLIGTIFNLVGAENFTPSFMEKVKKVRLNTSSCQVYMGIKEGEALDDIGDLIFYSEAKEFQTDELLSMDTTSRTFSLYYPRLRPQLKNAGYSIVSSTNARYENWVNLSKEEYKAKKEELIKATLISLEKVIPGIGKKIDYIESATPLTIKRYTHHEKGSSFGTKHEGLEISMGLDKEIKGLFHTGSVGIIMSGWLGAANYGVIQSYEVESYLESRTGTPT; encoded by the coding sequence AAGCCCATGACAAACTGGGAGGATTCGCCACCTGGTTTTATCGAAAAGGAAGACACATTTTCGATGTTTCACTTCACGGATTTCCCGTGGGAATGATAAAAACCTGCAGAAAGTATTGGAGTAAAGCAATAGCCGATAAGATCATTCAACTTAAAAGGGTTCGTTTTATAAATCCCATGTATCAGTTGGAAACAGATTTTACGGTGGATGATTTCACAAGCAAGCTCATCAATAATTTTAAAGTATCACCCGAGCAGGTTAATAATTTTTTCCAGATCATCATGAATATGAATTATTACGATAATAAGGAGATGACCAACGGCGAACTGCTGGAGGGTTTTTTCCCCGGCAGAAAAGACGTTCATCGTTTCCTGATAGAACCTATTGTTTATGCCAACGGTTCGACTATGGAGGACCCGGCTATCACCTATGGGATTGTCTTTTCCAATTTTATGAGCAAAGGTGTTTATACTTTTGAAGGCGGGACTGATCTTGTGGTCAAGATGATGCAGGACGAACTTCTAAATAACAATGTTGATATTCGTTTGCGGTCGAAAGTAGAAAAAATTGTGATAAAAGATAATGTGTGTCGGGGAGTATTGATTGGTGAAGATTTCATCGGTTCCAGGGCGGTTCTTTCCAACGGAAATCTCATCGGCACAATTTTCAACCTGGTCGGCGCGGAAAACTTTACACCCTCATTTATGGAAAAGGTTAAAAAAGTCAGACTCAACACCAGTTCCTGCCAGGTTTATATGGGAATTAAAGAAGGTGAGGCCCTCGATGATATAGGTGATCTGATATTTTACTCGGAGGCAAAAGAATTTCAGACAGATGAACTACTGTCCATGGATACGACAAGCCGCACCTTTTCCCTTTACTATCCACGACTCAGACCGCAGTTGAAAAATGCCGGATATTCAATAGTTTCTTCCACCAACGCGCGTTACGAAAACTGGGTAAACTTAAGCAAGGAAGAGTATAAAGCAAAGAAAGAAGAGCTGATTAAGGCAACGCTGATAAGTCTGGAAAAAGTTATTCCGGGCATCGGTAAAAAAATTGATTATATCGAGTCGGCAACGCCCCTGACCATCAAGAGATATACTCACCACGAAAAGGGGTCATCTTTCGGAACCAAGCATGAGGGGTTGGAGATTTCCATGGGACTGGACAAAGAAATCAAAGGTTTATTTCATACCGGTTCCGTCGGCATTATTATGTCCGGATGGCTGGGCGCCGCCAATTATGGAGTTATCCAGTCTTACGAAGTGGAAAGTTATTTGGAATCACGGACAGGAACACCAACGTAA